In one window of Vulpes vulpes isolate BD-2025 chromosome 1, VulVul3, whole genome shotgun sequence DNA:
- the TNK2 gene encoding activated CDC42 kinase 1 isoform X2 has product MQPEEGTGWLLELLSEVQLQQYFLRLRDDLNVTRLSHFEYVKNEDLEKIGMGRPGQRRLWEAVKRRKAMCKRKSWMSKVFSGKRLEAEFPPHHSQSTFRKTSPTPGGPAGEGPLQSLTCLIGEKDLHLFEKLGDGSFGVVRRGEWDAPSGKTMSVAVKCLKPDVLSQPEAMDDFIREVNAMHSLDHRNLIRLYGVVLTPPMKMVTELAPLGSLLDRLRKHQGHFLLGTLSRYAVQVAEGMGYLESKRFIHRDLAARNLLLATRDLVKIGDFGLMRALPQNDDHYVMQEHRKVPFAWCAPESLKTRTFSHASDTWMFGVTLWEMFTYGQEPWIGLNGSQILHKIDKEGERLPRPEDCPQDVYNVMVQCWAHKPEDRPTFVALRDFLLEAQPTDMRALQDFEEPDKLHIQMNDVITVIEGRAENYWWRGQNTRTLCVGPFPRNVVTSVAGLSAQDISQPLQNSFIHTGHGDSDPRHCWGFPDKIDELYLGNPMDPPDLLSVELSTPRPTQHLGRLKREPPPRPPQPAIFAQKPTYDPVSEDQDPLSSDFKRLGLRKPALTRGLWLAKPSARVPGTKAGRGGGGEVTLIDFGEEPIVPTPRPCAPSLAQLAMDACSLLDKTPPQSPTRALPRPLHPTPVVDWDARPLPPPPAYDDVAQDEDDFEVCSINSTLVGAGVRTGPSQGETNYAFVPEQAQLLPPLEDNLFLPPQGGSKPPNSAQTAEIFQALQQECMRQLRVPAGSLSPPPGPAPAGEDKPQVPPRVPIPPRPTRPRGELSPAPSGEEEIGRWPGPASPPRVPPREPLSPQGSRTPSPLVPPGGSPLPPRLSSSPGKTMPTTQSFASDPKYATPQVIQAPGPRAGPCILPIVRDGKKVSSTHYYLLPERPPYLERYQRFLREAQSPEEPAPLPVPLLLPPPSTPAPAAPTATVRPMPQAAPDPKANFSTNNSNPGPRPPALRAAARLPQRGCPGDGPEAGRPADKVQMLQAMVHGVTTEECQAALQSHSWSVQRAAQYLKVEQLFGLGLRPRSECHKVLEMCDWNLEQAGCHLLGSCGPAHHK; this is encoded by the exons aTGCAGCCGGAGGAGGGCACAGGctggctgctggagctgctgTCCGAGGTGCAGCTGCAACAGTACTTCCTGCGGCTCCGCGATGACCTCAATGTTACCCGCCTGTCCCACTTTGAGTATGTCAAGAATGAGGACCTGGAGAAGATTGGCATGGGCCGGCCTG GTCAGCGGCGGTTGTGGGAGGCTGTGAAGAGGAGAAAGGCCATGTGCAAACGCAAGTCTTGGATGAGCAAG GTGTTCAGTGGAAAGCGATTGGAGGCTGAGTTCCCCCCTCATCACTCTCAGAGCACCTTCCGGAAGACCTCACCCACCCCGGGGGGCCCAGCAGGGGAGGGACCCCTACAGAGCCTCACCTGCCTCATTGGGGAAAAGGACCTGCATCTATTCGAGAAGCTAGGAGATGGCTCCTTTGGCGTGGTGCGCAGGGGCGAGTGGGACGCCCCCTCGGGGAAGACG ATGAGTGTGGCTGTGAAGTGCCTGAAGCCTGAcgtgctgagccagccagaggccaTGGACGACTTCATCCGGGAGGTCAACGCCATGCACTCGCTTGACCATCGCAACCTCATTCGCCTCTATGGGGTGGTGCTCACGCCACCCATGAAGATG GTGACGGAGCTGGCGCCGCTAGGATCGTTGTTGGACCGGCTGCGCAAGCACCAGGGCCACTTCCTCCTGGGCACTCTGAGCCGCTACGCTGTGCAGGTGGCGGAGGGCATGGGCTACCTGGAGTCCAAGCGCTTTATTCACCGTGACCTGGCTGCCCGAAATCTGCTGTTGGCCACCCGTGACCTGGTCAAGATCGGGGACTTCGGGTTGATGCGTGCGCTACCCCAGAATGACGACCACTATGTCATGCAAGAGCATCGCAAGGTGCCCTTTGCCTG GTGTGCCCCTGAGAGCCTGAAGACGCGCACCTTCTCCCACGCCAGTGACACCTGGATGTTTGGAGTGACGTTGTGGGAGATGTTCACCTACGGCCAGGAGCCCTGGATCGGCCTCAATGGCAGTCAG ATTCTGCATAAGATTGACAAGGAGGGGGAGCGGCTGCCGCGGCCAGAGGACTGCCCCCAGGATGTCTACAACGTCATGGTCCAGTGCTGGGCCCACAAGCCAGAGGACAGACCCACGTTCGTGGCCCTGCGGGACTTCCTGCTGGAG gcccagcccaccGACATGCGTGCCCTTCAGGACTTTGAGGAACCTGACAAGCTGCACATCCAGATGAACGACGTCATCACCGTCATCGAGGGAAG GGCGGAGAACTACTGGTGGCGCGGCCAGAACACACGGACGCTGTGTGTGGGGCCCTTCCCTCGCAACGTGGTGACCTCCGTGGCTGGCCTGTCGGCCCAGGACATCAGTCAGCCGCTGCAGAACAGCTTCATCCACACAGGACATGGCGACAGCGACCCCCGCCACTGCTGGGGCTTCCCCGACAAGATTGACGA ACTGTACCTGGGAAACCCCATGGACCCTCCTGACCTGCTGAGCGTGGAACTGAGCACCCCCCGGCCCACCCAGCATCTAGGAAGGCTGAAAA GGGAGCCTCCACCTCGCCCACCTCAGCCTGCCATCTTCGCTCAGA AGCCAACCTACGATCCTGTGAGTGAGGACCAGGACCCCCTGTCCAGCGACTTCAAGAGGCTGGGCCTCCGGAAACCAGCCCTGACCCGTGGGCTGTGGCTTGCAAAGCCCTCCGCTCGGGTGCCCGGCACCAAGGCGGGTCGTGGCGGTGGGGGCGAGGTCACACTCATTGACTTTGGCGAGGAGCCCATCGTCCCCACCCCCCGGCCCTGCGCGCCCTCACTGGCACAGCTGGCCATGGACGCCTGTTCCTTACTGGACAAGACCCCGCCGCAGAGCCCCACGCgggccctgccccggcccctgcaCCCCACGCCCGTGGTGGACTGGGACGCGCGCCcgctgcccccgcctcctgcctaCGACGATGTGGCCCAGGATGAGGATGACTTCGAGGTCTGCTCCATCAACAGCACCCTGGTGGGTGCAGGGGTCCGCACTGGGCCCAGCCAGGGCGAAACCAATTACGCCTTTGTGCCTGAGCAGGCACAGCTGCTCCCTCCCCTGGAGGACAATCTGTTCCTCCCACCCCAGGGGGGGAGCAAGCCGCCCAACTCGGCCCAGACCGCAGAGATCTTCCAGGCGCTGCAGCAGGAGTGCATGCGGCAGCTGCGGGTCCCGGCTGGCTCCCTGAGCCCTCCTCCTGGCCCGGCCCCAGCGGGTGAGGACAAGCCCCAGGTGCCGCCCCGTGTGCCCATCCCCCCGAGGCCCACCCGCCCACGGGGCGAGCTGTCTCCAGCCCCCTCAGGTGAGGAGGAGATAGGGCGGTGGCCTGgacccgcctcccctccccgggtgcctccccgggagcccctgtCCCCTCAAGGCTCACGGACCCCTAGCCCCCTGGTTCCACCCGGCGGCTCCCCGCTGCCACCTCGGCTCTCCAGCTCACCTGGGAAGACCATGCCCACCACCCAGAGCTTCGCCTCCGACCCCAAGTACGCCACACCCCAAGTGATCCAGGCACCCGGCCCGCGGGCTGGTCCCTGCATCTTGCCCATTGTCCGCGACGGCAAGAAGGTCAGCAGCACCCACTACTACCTGCTGCCCGAGCGCCCACCCTACCTGGAACGCTATCAGCGCTTCCTGCGTGAGGCTCAGAGCCCTGAAGAGCCGGCCCCCCTGCCCGtgcccctgctgctgcccccGCCCAGCACCCCAGCTCCTGCTGCCCCCACTGCCACCGTTCGACCGATGCCCCAGGCCGCCCCCGACCCCAAGGCCAACTTCTCCACCAACAACAGTAATCCGGGGCCCCGGCCACCAGCCCTGCGGGCCGCTGCTCGGCTGCCAcagaggggctgccctggggacgGGCCGGAGGCTGGACGGCCGGCAGACAAGGTCCAGATG CTGCAGGCCATGGTGCATGGGGTGACCACAGAGGAGTGCCAGGCGGCCTTGCAGAGCCACAGCTGGAGCGTGCAGAGGGCTGCACAGTATCTGAAG GTGGAGCAGCTCTTTGGGTTGGGTCTGCGGCCGCGAAGCGAGTGCCACAAAGTGCTGGAGATGTGCGACTGGAACTTGGAGCAGGCTGGCTGCCACCTGCTGGGCTCCTGCGGCCCTGCCCACCACAAGTGA
- the TNK2 gene encoding activated CDC42 kinase 1 isoform X4, producing the protein MQPEEGTGWLLELLSEVQLQQYFLRLRDDLNVTRLSHFEYVKNEDLEKIGMGRPGQRRLWEAVKRRKAMCKRKSWMSKVFSGKRLEAEFPPHHSQSTFRKTSPTPGGPAGEGPLQSLTCLIGEKDLHLFEKLGDGSFGVVRRGEWDAPSGKTMSVAVKCLKPDVLSQPEAMDDFIREVNAMHSLDHRNLIRLYGVVLTPPMKMVTELAPLGSLLDRLRKHQGHFLLGTLSRYAVQVAEGMGYLESKRFIHRDLAARNLLLATRDLVKIGDFGLMRALPQNDDHYVMQEHRKVPFAWCAPESLKTRTFSHASDTWMFGVTLWEMFTYGQEPWIGLNGSQILHKIDKEGERLPRPEDCPQDVYNVMVQCWAHKPEDRPTFVALRDFLLEAQPTDMRALQDFEEPDKLHIQMNDVITVIEGRAENYWWRGQNTRTLCVGPFPRNVVTSVAGLSAQDISQPLQNSFIHTGHGDSDPRHCWGFPDKIDELYLGNPMDPPDLLSVELSTPRPTQHLGRLKKPTYDPVSEDQDPLSSDFKRLGLRKPALTRGLWLAKPSARVPGTKAGRGGGGEVTLIDFGEEPIVPTPRPCAPSLAQLAMDACSLLDKTPPQSPTRALPRPLHPTPVVDWDARPLPPPPAYDDVAQDEDDFEVCSINSTLVGAGVRTGPSQGETNYAFVPEQAQLLPPLEDNLFLPPQGGSKPPNSAQTAEIFQALQQECMRQLRVPAGSLSPPPGPAPAGEDKPQVPPRVPIPPRPTRPRGELSPAPSGEEEIGRWPGPASPPRVPPREPLSPQGSRTPSPLVPPGGSPLPPRLSSSPGKTMPTTQSFASDPKYATPQVIQAPGPRAGPCILPIVRDGKKVSSTHYYLLPERPPYLERYQRFLREAQSPEEPAPLPVPLLLPPPSTPAPAAPTATVRPMPQAAPDPKANFSTNNSNPGPRPPALRAAARLPQRGCPGDGPEAGRPADKVQMLQAMVHGVTTEECQAALQSHSWSVQRAAQYLKVEQLFGLGLRPRSECHKVLEMCDWNLEQAGCHLLGSCGPAHHK; encoded by the exons aTGCAGCCGGAGGAGGGCACAGGctggctgctggagctgctgTCCGAGGTGCAGCTGCAACAGTACTTCCTGCGGCTCCGCGATGACCTCAATGTTACCCGCCTGTCCCACTTTGAGTATGTCAAGAATGAGGACCTGGAGAAGATTGGCATGGGCCGGCCTG GTCAGCGGCGGTTGTGGGAGGCTGTGAAGAGGAGAAAGGCCATGTGCAAACGCAAGTCTTGGATGAGCAAG GTGTTCAGTGGAAAGCGATTGGAGGCTGAGTTCCCCCCTCATCACTCTCAGAGCACCTTCCGGAAGACCTCACCCACCCCGGGGGGCCCAGCAGGGGAGGGACCCCTACAGAGCCTCACCTGCCTCATTGGGGAAAAGGACCTGCATCTATTCGAGAAGCTAGGAGATGGCTCCTTTGGCGTGGTGCGCAGGGGCGAGTGGGACGCCCCCTCGGGGAAGACG ATGAGTGTGGCTGTGAAGTGCCTGAAGCCTGAcgtgctgagccagccagaggccaTGGACGACTTCATCCGGGAGGTCAACGCCATGCACTCGCTTGACCATCGCAACCTCATTCGCCTCTATGGGGTGGTGCTCACGCCACCCATGAAGATG GTGACGGAGCTGGCGCCGCTAGGATCGTTGTTGGACCGGCTGCGCAAGCACCAGGGCCACTTCCTCCTGGGCACTCTGAGCCGCTACGCTGTGCAGGTGGCGGAGGGCATGGGCTACCTGGAGTCCAAGCGCTTTATTCACCGTGACCTGGCTGCCCGAAATCTGCTGTTGGCCACCCGTGACCTGGTCAAGATCGGGGACTTCGGGTTGATGCGTGCGCTACCCCAGAATGACGACCACTATGTCATGCAAGAGCATCGCAAGGTGCCCTTTGCCTG GTGTGCCCCTGAGAGCCTGAAGACGCGCACCTTCTCCCACGCCAGTGACACCTGGATGTTTGGAGTGACGTTGTGGGAGATGTTCACCTACGGCCAGGAGCCCTGGATCGGCCTCAATGGCAGTCAG ATTCTGCATAAGATTGACAAGGAGGGGGAGCGGCTGCCGCGGCCAGAGGACTGCCCCCAGGATGTCTACAACGTCATGGTCCAGTGCTGGGCCCACAAGCCAGAGGACAGACCCACGTTCGTGGCCCTGCGGGACTTCCTGCTGGAG gcccagcccaccGACATGCGTGCCCTTCAGGACTTTGAGGAACCTGACAAGCTGCACATCCAGATGAACGACGTCATCACCGTCATCGAGGGAAG GGCGGAGAACTACTGGTGGCGCGGCCAGAACACACGGACGCTGTGTGTGGGGCCCTTCCCTCGCAACGTGGTGACCTCCGTGGCTGGCCTGTCGGCCCAGGACATCAGTCAGCCGCTGCAGAACAGCTTCATCCACACAGGACATGGCGACAGCGACCCCCGCCACTGCTGGGGCTTCCCCGACAAGATTGACGA ACTGTACCTGGGAAACCCCATGGACCCTCCTGACCTGCTGAGCGTGGAACTGAGCACCCCCCGGCCCACCCAGCATCTAGGAAGGCTGAAAA AGCCAACCTACGATCCTGTGAGTGAGGACCAGGACCCCCTGTCCAGCGACTTCAAGAGGCTGGGCCTCCGGAAACCAGCCCTGACCCGTGGGCTGTGGCTTGCAAAGCCCTCCGCTCGGGTGCCCGGCACCAAGGCGGGTCGTGGCGGTGGGGGCGAGGTCACACTCATTGACTTTGGCGAGGAGCCCATCGTCCCCACCCCCCGGCCCTGCGCGCCCTCACTGGCACAGCTGGCCATGGACGCCTGTTCCTTACTGGACAAGACCCCGCCGCAGAGCCCCACGCgggccctgccccggcccctgcaCCCCACGCCCGTGGTGGACTGGGACGCGCGCCcgctgcccccgcctcctgcctaCGACGATGTGGCCCAGGATGAGGATGACTTCGAGGTCTGCTCCATCAACAGCACCCTGGTGGGTGCAGGGGTCCGCACTGGGCCCAGCCAGGGCGAAACCAATTACGCCTTTGTGCCTGAGCAGGCACAGCTGCTCCCTCCCCTGGAGGACAATCTGTTCCTCCCACCCCAGGGGGGGAGCAAGCCGCCCAACTCGGCCCAGACCGCAGAGATCTTCCAGGCGCTGCAGCAGGAGTGCATGCGGCAGCTGCGGGTCCCGGCTGGCTCCCTGAGCCCTCCTCCTGGCCCGGCCCCAGCGGGTGAGGACAAGCCCCAGGTGCCGCCCCGTGTGCCCATCCCCCCGAGGCCCACCCGCCCACGGGGCGAGCTGTCTCCAGCCCCCTCAGGTGAGGAGGAGATAGGGCGGTGGCCTGgacccgcctcccctccccgggtgcctccccgggagcccctgtCCCCTCAAGGCTCACGGACCCCTAGCCCCCTGGTTCCACCCGGCGGCTCCCCGCTGCCACCTCGGCTCTCCAGCTCACCTGGGAAGACCATGCCCACCACCCAGAGCTTCGCCTCCGACCCCAAGTACGCCACACCCCAAGTGATCCAGGCACCCGGCCCGCGGGCTGGTCCCTGCATCTTGCCCATTGTCCGCGACGGCAAGAAGGTCAGCAGCACCCACTACTACCTGCTGCCCGAGCGCCCACCCTACCTGGAACGCTATCAGCGCTTCCTGCGTGAGGCTCAGAGCCCTGAAGAGCCGGCCCCCCTGCCCGtgcccctgctgctgcccccGCCCAGCACCCCAGCTCCTGCTGCCCCCACTGCCACCGTTCGACCGATGCCCCAGGCCGCCCCCGACCCCAAGGCCAACTTCTCCACCAACAACAGTAATCCGGGGCCCCGGCCACCAGCCCTGCGGGCCGCTGCTCGGCTGCCAcagaggggctgccctggggacgGGCCGGAGGCTGGACGGCCGGCAGACAAGGTCCAGATG CTGCAGGCCATGGTGCATGGGGTGACCACAGAGGAGTGCCAGGCGGCCTTGCAGAGCCACAGCTGGAGCGTGCAGAGGGCTGCACAGTATCTGAAG GTGGAGCAGCTCTTTGGGTTGGGTCTGCGGCCGCGAAGCGAGTGCCACAAAGTGCTGGAGATGTGCGACTGGAACTTGGAGCAGGCTGGCTGCCACCTGCTGGGCTCCTGCGGCCCTGCCCACCACAAGTGA
- the TNK2 gene encoding activated CDC42 kinase 1 isoform X6 has protein sequence MQPEEGTGWLLELLSEVQLQQYFLRLRDDLNVTRLSHFEYVKNEDLEKIGMGRPGQRRLWEAVKRRKAMCKRKSWMSKVFSGKRLEAEFPPHHSQSTFRKTSPTPGGPAGEGPLQSLTCLIGEKDLHLFEKLGDGSFGVVRRGEWDAPSGKTMSVAVKCLKPDVLSQPEAMDDFIREVNAMHSLDHRNLIRLYGVVLTPPMKMVTELAPLGSLLDRLRKHQGHFLLGTLSRYAVQVAEGMGYLESKRFIHRDLAARNLLLATRDLVKIGDFGLMRALPQNDDHYVMQEHRKVPFAWCAPESLKTRTFSHASDTWMFGVTLWEMFTYGQEPWIGLNGSQILHKIDKEGERLPRPEDCPQDVYNVMVQCWAHKPEDRPTFVALRDFLLEAQPTDMRALQDFEEPDKLHIQMNDVITVIEGRAENYWWRGQNTRTLCVGPFPRNVVTSVAGLSAQDISQPLQNSFIHTGHGDSDPRHCWGFPDKIDELYLGNPMDPPDLLSVELSTPRPTQHLGRLKREPPPRPPQPAIFAQKPTYDPVSEDQDPLSSDFKRLGLRKPALTRGLWLAKPSARVPGTKAGRGGGGEVTLIDFGEEPIVPTPRPCAPSLAQLAMDACSLLDKTPPQSPTRALPRPLHPTPVVDWDARPLPPPPAYDDVAQDEDDFEVCSINSTLVGAGVRTGPSQGETNYAFVPEQAQLLPPLEDNLFLPPQGGSKPPNSAQTAEIFQALQQECMRQLRVPAGSLSPPPGPAPAGEDKPQVPPRVPIPPRPTRPRGELSPAPSGEEEIGRWPGPASPPRVPPREPLSPQGSRTPSPLVPPGGSPLPPRLSSSPGKTMPTTQSFASDPKYATPQVIQAPGPRAGPCILPIVRDGKKVSSTHYYLLPERPPYLERYQRFLREAQSPEEPAPLPVPLLLPPPSTPAPAAPTATVRPMPQAAPDPKANFSTNNSNPGPRPPALRAAARLPQRGCPGDGPEAGRPADKVQMVEQLFGLGLRPRSECHKVLEMCDWNLEQAGCHLLGSCGPAHHK, from the exons aTGCAGCCGGAGGAGGGCACAGGctggctgctggagctgctgTCCGAGGTGCAGCTGCAACAGTACTTCCTGCGGCTCCGCGATGACCTCAATGTTACCCGCCTGTCCCACTTTGAGTATGTCAAGAATGAGGACCTGGAGAAGATTGGCATGGGCCGGCCTG GTCAGCGGCGGTTGTGGGAGGCTGTGAAGAGGAGAAAGGCCATGTGCAAACGCAAGTCTTGGATGAGCAAG GTGTTCAGTGGAAAGCGATTGGAGGCTGAGTTCCCCCCTCATCACTCTCAGAGCACCTTCCGGAAGACCTCACCCACCCCGGGGGGCCCAGCAGGGGAGGGACCCCTACAGAGCCTCACCTGCCTCATTGGGGAAAAGGACCTGCATCTATTCGAGAAGCTAGGAGATGGCTCCTTTGGCGTGGTGCGCAGGGGCGAGTGGGACGCCCCCTCGGGGAAGACG ATGAGTGTGGCTGTGAAGTGCCTGAAGCCTGAcgtgctgagccagccagaggccaTGGACGACTTCATCCGGGAGGTCAACGCCATGCACTCGCTTGACCATCGCAACCTCATTCGCCTCTATGGGGTGGTGCTCACGCCACCCATGAAGATG GTGACGGAGCTGGCGCCGCTAGGATCGTTGTTGGACCGGCTGCGCAAGCACCAGGGCCACTTCCTCCTGGGCACTCTGAGCCGCTACGCTGTGCAGGTGGCGGAGGGCATGGGCTACCTGGAGTCCAAGCGCTTTATTCACCGTGACCTGGCTGCCCGAAATCTGCTGTTGGCCACCCGTGACCTGGTCAAGATCGGGGACTTCGGGTTGATGCGTGCGCTACCCCAGAATGACGACCACTATGTCATGCAAGAGCATCGCAAGGTGCCCTTTGCCTG GTGTGCCCCTGAGAGCCTGAAGACGCGCACCTTCTCCCACGCCAGTGACACCTGGATGTTTGGAGTGACGTTGTGGGAGATGTTCACCTACGGCCAGGAGCCCTGGATCGGCCTCAATGGCAGTCAG ATTCTGCATAAGATTGACAAGGAGGGGGAGCGGCTGCCGCGGCCAGAGGACTGCCCCCAGGATGTCTACAACGTCATGGTCCAGTGCTGGGCCCACAAGCCAGAGGACAGACCCACGTTCGTGGCCCTGCGGGACTTCCTGCTGGAG gcccagcccaccGACATGCGTGCCCTTCAGGACTTTGAGGAACCTGACAAGCTGCACATCCAGATGAACGACGTCATCACCGTCATCGAGGGAAG GGCGGAGAACTACTGGTGGCGCGGCCAGAACACACGGACGCTGTGTGTGGGGCCCTTCCCTCGCAACGTGGTGACCTCCGTGGCTGGCCTGTCGGCCCAGGACATCAGTCAGCCGCTGCAGAACAGCTTCATCCACACAGGACATGGCGACAGCGACCCCCGCCACTGCTGGGGCTTCCCCGACAAGATTGACGA ACTGTACCTGGGAAACCCCATGGACCCTCCTGACCTGCTGAGCGTGGAACTGAGCACCCCCCGGCCCACCCAGCATCTAGGAAGGCTGAAAA GGGAGCCTCCACCTCGCCCACCTCAGCCTGCCATCTTCGCTCAGA AGCCAACCTACGATCCTGTGAGTGAGGACCAGGACCCCCTGTCCAGCGACTTCAAGAGGCTGGGCCTCCGGAAACCAGCCCTGACCCGTGGGCTGTGGCTTGCAAAGCCCTCCGCTCGGGTGCCCGGCACCAAGGCGGGTCGTGGCGGTGGGGGCGAGGTCACACTCATTGACTTTGGCGAGGAGCCCATCGTCCCCACCCCCCGGCCCTGCGCGCCCTCACTGGCACAGCTGGCCATGGACGCCTGTTCCTTACTGGACAAGACCCCGCCGCAGAGCCCCACGCgggccctgccccggcccctgcaCCCCACGCCCGTGGTGGACTGGGACGCGCGCCcgctgcccccgcctcctgcctaCGACGATGTGGCCCAGGATGAGGATGACTTCGAGGTCTGCTCCATCAACAGCACCCTGGTGGGTGCAGGGGTCCGCACTGGGCCCAGCCAGGGCGAAACCAATTACGCCTTTGTGCCTGAGCAGGCACAGCTGCTCCCTCCCCTGGAGGACAATCTGTTCCTCCCACCCCAGGGGGGGAGCAAGCCGCCCAACTCGGCCCAGACCGCAGAGATCTTCCAGGCGCTGCAGCAGGAGTGCATGCGGCAGCTGCGGGTCCCGGCTGGCTCCCTGAGCCCTCCTCCTGGCCCGGCCCCAGCGGGTGAGGACAAGCCCCAGGTGCCGCCCCGTGTGCCCATCCCCCCGAGGCCCACCCGCCCACGGGGCGAGCTGTCTCCAGCCCCCTCAGGTGAGGAGGAGATAGGGCGGTGGCCTGgacccgcctcccctccccgggtgcctccccgggagcccctgtCCCCTCAAGGCTCACGGACCCCTAGCCCCCTGGTTCCACCCGGCGGCTCCCCGCTGCCACCTCGGCTCTCCAGCTCACCTGGGAAGACCATGCCCACCACCCAGAGCTTCGCCTCCGACCCCAAGTACGCCACACCCCAAGTGATCCAGGCACCCGGCCCGCGGGCTGGTCCCTGCATCTTGCCCATTGTCCGCGACGGCAAGAAGGTCAGCAGCACCCACTACTACCTGCTGCCCGAGCGCCCACCCTACCTGGAACGCTATCAGCGCTTCCTGCGTGAGGCTCAGAGCCCTGAAGAGCCGGCCCCCCTGCCCGtgcccctgctgctgcccccGCCCAGCACCCCAGCTCCTGCTGCCCCCACTGCCACCGTTCGACCGATGCCCCAGGCCGCCCCCGACCCCAAGGCCAACTTCTCCACCAACAACAGTAATCCGGGGCCCCGGCCACCAGCCCTGCGGGCCGCTGCTCGGCTGCCAcagaggggctgccctggggacgGGCCGGAGGCTGGACGGCCGGCAGACAAGGTCCAGATG GTGGAGCAGCTCTTTGGGTTGGGTCTGCGGCCGCGAAGCGAGTGCCACAAAGTGCTGGAGATGTGCGACTGGAACTTGGAGCAGGCTGGCTGCCACCTGCTGGGCTCCTGCGGCCCTGCCCACCACAAGTGA